The following proteins are encoded in a genomic region of Nicotiana sylvestris chromosome 4, ASM39365v2, whole genome shotgun sequence:
- the LOC138890235 gene encoding uncharacterized protein: MDLLFENGLQAVADEGEKKKLTQENEALKAQIRKMKITDRNPERNRVDERLISSLKKKALEYQDDLEKSEASLAKLRAQLAENAKARAQFVQQIKRKYEGTITSLKRKVTTLENEAAKRAKDFKSDREHCYDLMARLEEEMQQLQNQHLHDAQVLEARNQQVGRLLQEKGRIRERVRAIADYIVVKWQAYEDMTRTTFFVAVMAFVRQIMNDLERLQRDLAYRPVARPNDIPRALGAFEALMYS; the protein is encoded by the coding sequence ATGGATCTTCTGTTTGAAAATGGTTTACAAGCCGTCGCAGatgagggagagaagaaaaaattaactcaggaaaatgaagccctcaaagctcaaatccgtaAGATGAAAATAACTgatagaaacccggaaagaaacCGAgtggatgaaaggcttataagcagtctgaaaaagaaagcccttgagtatcaagatgacctagaaaagtctgaggccagtcTAGCGAAACTCCGGGCTCAATTGGCGGAAAATGCAAAAGCGCGGGcacagtttgtgcaacaaataaagagaaagtatgaagggacaatcaccagcctgaaaagaaaagtaactactcttgagaatgaggcagccaaaCGGGCTAAAGATTTCAAATctgatagggaacactgttatgatttgatggctcggttggaggaagaaatgcaacagttgcaaaatcaacatctccatgaTGCTCAGGTAttagaagcccggaatcaacAGGTCGGGCGTCTGCTTCAAGAAAAGGGTAGAATTCGAGAGCGGGTCagagccattgccgactacattgttgtgaaatggCAAGCatatgaggatatgactcgcaccactttcTTCGTGGCAGTGATGGCGTTTGTCCGACAGATAATGAATGAtttggagaggcttcaaagggatcttgcatataggcccgtggcgagaccgaatgatatCCCGCGGGCCctaggagcatttgaggcattaatgtattcataa